The following nucleotide sequence is from Paraburkholderia flava.
ATCCGAGGCCCATCATGAAGCGGCACGCGATCAGCACGCTCATGTTCGGCGCGAGCGCCGCACCGAGCGACGCGATGCCGAACACCGCGAGATTCGCCTGATAGGTGAAACGGCGGCCGAATCGATCGCCGAGAAAACCTGTGCCAATCGAACCGAGCATCATGCCCAGAAAGGTGAGCGAGACGAACAGCGCGTTCTGCCCGAGTGTCGAGAAGCCGGTCTTGAGCGTTGCACCGAGTACGGTCGACGCAACGTAGATGTCGAAACCGTCGAAGAACATCCCGATGCCGATCAGCCACATGATGCGCCGATGAAATCCCGACATCGGTAAGCGGTCTAGCCGTGGTCCTGCGTTAGCGTTCATGTCTGTCTCCTGTCGACCAGAGTCGGCTTGTCGGGCGGAGTAAGCGCATTAGCGCCCGCTCTGCTACGCGGCTGGACTCCGGTCCCATGCACGGTGATGGTTGGCAGCGTGCTGCGCAAACGCGAGTCTTCTAGGAACTCGTTCGCGCGCGGCACGTGTGATTGCGATGGATGAACTTGCGGTCAGCGCCCCTGCATCAGTCGCAGACTCGTGACGGTCAGCATGTCGGTCGCACTGCGGAAGTTCTGTTCGATCGGGCTTTCTTCTGCAGCCTGAAAGAACGCCTTGCACTGACGCGCGCCTTCGTCGTCGAGCGCGAGAATGCGATCGGTAAGCGCATCGGCGTCGCCGCGCAGCGCGGCAGGCTCGCAGACCTGCGTGATCAGCCCCGCCTGCAACGCGGAGGCGGGCGTCAGCGTGTCGCCGAACAGCACCATCGGAAACAGTGCCTTCGGCAGCGCGTAGCGGCCCACATAGGCCATGATCGCCGCGGGCGGCAAGCCCTTGCGCATCTCGGGAAACGCCAGCGTCGCGCTCGACGACACCAGCGTGAAGTCGCACAGAATCGCGAGTCCGAAGCCGAAGCCATGCGCGTCGCCATTCACCTCGGCGATCGAAATCATCGACGTGCTGCGCACAAGGCGCTTCAGTTCGATCAACCGCGCGACTTCCGGACGGATCGTCACGGCATCGCGCCCGGCGCGCTCGCGTCCGGTACAAAACACGTTGCCACTCCCGCGGATGCGCAGCACGCGCGCGCCCGGCTCCGCGACTTCACTGCGTAACGCCGCAGTCATCGCGTCGAACATCGGACCGGAGACCTCGTTGCCGTCGTCCGGGCGATTCAATGTGAAACTCAGCACATCACCCACTCTCTCGATCAAAACCGGCTGCTCAAACGGACTGCGATCCATAACTTCTCCTGTGTCGACCGGCGTTGACGCCTCGGCGTTTGGCCCGATCCCGTCATGATGTATAATCTGTATACAGAGTATTCACGAGACCATGAGGTGTCAATGCCTTCCAGCAAAACCGCAGTGAAGACGGCTAAAACCGTGACACCGAAGCACGCGAAAAATGCGCATGCGAGCACGCGTTCACTCGACGAGATCGCCGGCAAATACCACTCGCGCATGCGCACGGTCGACGCATCCAGTGATTCATTGAGCGAAGGTGTAGTGGTGCCGGCGTTGCGCGAG
It contains:
- a CDS encoding enoyl-CoA hydratase/isomerase family protein, whose protein sequence is MDRSPFEQPVLIERVGDVLSFTLNRPDDGNEVSGPMFDAMTAALRSEVAEPGARVLRIRGSGNVFCTGRERAGRDAVTIRPEVARLIELKRLVRSTSMISIAEVNGDAHGFGFGLAILCDFTLVSSSATLAFPEMRKGLPPAAIMAYVGRYALPKALFPMVLFGDTLTPASALQAGLITQVCEPAALRGDADALTDRILALDDEGARQCKAFFQAAEESPIEQNFRSATDMLTVTSLRLMQGR